Genomic window (SAR324 cluster bacterium):
CGAACGGAGGTTGAGGGTCATAAACGTGATAGAGCGCCTGGATCTCTGCTAAGTTTAGTGCCCGATTGTAGATGCGGATGTCATCGATGGAGCCCTCAAAACCATCTGCTCCGCTTCTTTGCCCAACAATAAGATTTGTTGATGTGGTATCTAGCGAAGTCTGAAACGACTTAGTCATTGAACCATTTTTGTAGAGAGACACCCTACTGCCATCATAAACAACGGCCCATTGTTCCCAAATGTTTGAAGCGACTTCTTGAGTAATGTTGTCATGACTATCGGTCCCGCCATAAAAACTGATATTGTCGCTTCCATGAATCCAAGTGCCAAAAGCTTTTCCACTCAAAGGACTTCCCCAGTAAACGAGTAACTCGACACCGGAGTCAGTGCTGAGTTCTCGATCCACCTTTTGCCAGTAAACCAAAGTTCGATTGTCACTTCCAGAAATGTTGATCGCACCTATGGAGGTAAGATTATCCCCACCATCGAAAGAATAGGATTGATTTGAGTGAGAAAACCGATCAGCAGACAATGATGCTCCGTTGACGATCAAATCATTCCCCTCGATCACATCCTTGGAATTGTTATCCATCGGGTAGTGCGCCACCAAGCCACGGTCCAACTCAATCGTTGCGGGGGTTGATAGTAAAGTGATGATTACTTTTCCATGGCCTGAGTTTGCTCCAGAGGTGTTGGTTTGGTTTGTTCCGGAATTGTAGGAACCACCTCCACCGCCAGCCTTTTGATTAGCTAAAGTATGTCTGTATTGACCGCCACCTCCCCCAGAGTATCCGCCACCACCTCCCCCACCATAAGATCCAGAACCACCTCCACCGAATCCAAATCCACCATCACTATTTGAACTACAGCCTGCGCCAGTTCCTCCTAAACCCCCATTTGGTTGGCTTTTGCCTGCGCCATTTCCACCCAAAGTGCCGGTAGATGAAGAACCACTTCCTGAATAACCATCGCTAAACCAACCACCTCCTCCGCTAGCCCATCCACAATCGCCTGAGAAGTAGCCGCCTCTTCCTCCTTGGCCACCTACTCCCCCGCTTCCACTTGAGGAAAGGCCGGACGTTGCTATTGTTCCTGAGAGTCCTGGGTCTCCCTGTGTTGAAGCTCCACCGCCACCGCCTGCAACGACTAGTGGTTGACTTGAACCCACAAGATTGATCCCCGTTCCACCACCACCACCACCTGAATTTCCAGTAGTCAA
Coding sequences:
- a CDS encoding Ig-like domain-containing protein; translated protein: RNFTNAGATGRLGPTQAQINTAYSSTNLAGAVNITTQGIQEWRVPTTGTHQVEAFAAQGGAEGSGLGGLGAIMSGQFELISGQTLEILVGQQGLTTGNSGGGGGGTGINLVGSSQPLVVAGGGGGASTQGDPGLSGTIATSGLSSSGSGGVGGQGGRGGYFSGDCGWASGGGGWFSDGYSGSGSSSTGTLGGNGAGKSQPNGGLGGTGAGCSSNSDGGFGFGGGGSGSYGGGGGGGYSGGGGGQYRHTLANQKAGGGGGSYNSGTNQTNTSGANSGHGKVIITLLSTPATIELDRGLVAHYPMDNNSKDVIEGNDLIVNGASLSADRFSHSNQSYSFDGGDNLTSIGAINISGSDNRTLVYWQKVDRELSTDSGVELLVYWGSPLSGKAFGTWIHGSDNISFYGGTDSHDNITQEVASNIWEQWAVVYDGSRVSLYKNGSMTKSFQTSLDTTSTNLIVGQRSGADGFEGSIDDIRIYNRALNLAEIQALYHVYDPQPPFVVNTTPDNDTNINVSDNLTVKFSEEIDQSTLANAFSLTRDNGTQVTIANLTFDNASSPFTLTIDPSVQYTADNYTLRISKALKDLRRNPLRKEFILQFKAQ